One genomic window of Paenibacillus xylanilyticus includes the following:
- a CDS encoding DHA2 family efflux MFS transporter permease subunit has translation MDNQLPLGRTIAVLLLGAFIAILNQTLLNVAIPHLMNDFNVSATTVQWLSTAYLLVNGVLIPITAYLIESFGTRKLFTTAMLLFTVGSAICAISPGFTVMLIGRIVQASGAGIIMPLVMNVFLTVFPPEKRGTAMGTMGIAMMFAPAIGPTLSGWIVEHYTWRILFYMVIPLALLDILFAFLWLRNVSKLSSPKFDAYGALFSTIGFGFLLYGFSSAGDKGWSSAVVLLTLIIGILFITFFVLRETAMKHPLLEFRVFKYDIFTISTLVSATINMALFGGMLLLPIYLQNIRGFSPLQSGLLLLPGALLMGVMSPISGALFDRIGSRPLAIVGLLITAFSTFEFSKLTGETPYGHIMMLYTLRSFGMSMLMMSVQTEGLNQLPPHLTSHGTAMSNTIRQVAGSIGTALLITVMATRSGIHLADYSNTVTTTNVPLTEQVGLLGSQMAAIAGVPAEQGSTLALQQLYGIAVQTSTIEGINDAFIVATWISIIGLLLSLFLRRARARPRAVKTEQ, from the coding sequence ATGGATAATCAATTGCCGCTCGGAAGAACCATTGCCGTCCTGCTGCTCGGCGCCTTTATCGCCATTCTGAATCAGACTCTGCTTAATGTGGCGATCCCCCATCTGATGAATGATTTCAACGTCTCGGCAACAACCGTACAATGGTTATCGACTGCCTATTTGCTCGTGAATGGGGTTCTCATCCCCATAACAGCCTATCTGATTGAGTCATTCGGAACCCGTAAACTCTTCACCACAGCGATGCTGCTGTTCACCGTTGGCTCTGCTATCTGTGCAATCAGTCCGGGATTTACAGTCATGCTGATTGGGCGTATCGTACAGGCCAGTGGTGCCGGCATTATCATGCCGCTGGTCATGAACGTATTTTTAACCGTATTTCCACCCGAAAAACGGGGAACAGCGATGGGAACCATGGGGATCGCCATGATGTTTGCTCCAGCTATTGGTCCTACCTTGTCAGGCTGGATCGTGGAGCACTACACCTGGCGCATTCTGTTCTACATGGTTATCCCGCTGGCTTTGCTCGATATCCTGTTTGCTTTTCTCTGGCTGCGAAATGTGTCCAAGCTCAGTTCTCCCAAATTCGATGCGTATGGTGCGCTCTTTTCAACGATCGGATTCGGATTTCTGCTGTATGGCTTCAGCTCTGCCGGTGACAAGGGATGGAGCAGTGCCGTTGTGCTGTTAACCTTGATCATCGGTATTCTGTTCATCACGTTCTTTGTTCTCAGGGAAACGGCAATGAAACATCCCCTGCTGGAATTTCGTGTGTTTAAATACGATATTTTCACCATCTCCACACTGGTCAGTGCCACCATCAACATGGCACTTTTCGGGGGGATGCTTCTGTTACCCATCTATCTGCAAAATATAAGAGGTTTCTCCCCTCTGCAATCGGGTCTCTTGCTGCTGCCAGGTGCACTGCTGATGGGGGTGATGTCACCCATATCAGGAGCGCTATTCGACCGGATCGGCTCCCGCCCACTAGCCATTGTAGGCCTGCTGATCACGGCATTCTCTACCTTTGAATTCAGCAAATTGACCGGGGAAACGCCTTATGGCCACATTATGATGCTGTATACTCTTCGGAGTTTCGGCATGTCCATGCTGATGATGTCCGTGCAGACCGAGGGCCTAAACCAGTTACCTCCTCATCTGACCAGTCACGGTACAGCCATGTCCAACACGATAAGGCAGGTAGCTGGCTCGATTGGAACAGCTCTGCTAATTACCGTTATGGCTACACGTTCAGGCATACATTTGGCTGACTACAGCAATACGGTCACGACAACCAATGTGCCCCTGACTGAACAAGTCGGGCTCCTGGGTTCGCAGATGGCTGCCATAGCAGGCGTGCCAGCTGAACAGGGTTCTACACTGGCGTTACAGCAGCTGTACGGTATCGCAGTTCAGACCTCGACCATTGAAGGCATTAACGATGCCTTTATTGTCGCCACCTGGATTTCCATTATTGGTTTGCTCCTGTCGCTGTTTCTCCGGCGGGCAAGAGCTCGCCCTCGTGCGGTGAAGACAGAACAATAA
- a CDS encoding aldo/keto reductase has product MTQKQTRLGKTDLLVNPIGLGANAVGGHNIYPDMLNDETGKEVVRTALKQGINFVDTAFIYGPEHSERLIGEVLKETGQRQQTIIATKAAHKFVDGSVVIDNSPAFLKASVDEALKRLQTDYIDLFYIHFPDEQTPKDEAVGALKQLKDDGKIRAIGVSNFAIEQLREANRDGYVDVLQSEYNLFKREAEKELLPYTAEHEISFVPYFPLAAGLLGGKYNRDTTFQDGRAKNPLFTGENFIRNLDKVEQLRSIAESKNAEVAHLVLAWYLTQPSIDALIPGAKKPEQVINNLKTLDVTLSAEEIAVIDQIFR; this is encoded by the coding sequence ATGACACAAAAGCAGACTCGCTTGGGGAAAACCGATTTGCTCGTTAACCCGATTGGACTCGGGGCAAACGCAGTAGGGGGACATAATATCTACCCGGATATGCTGAACGATGAAACAGGCAAGGAAGTGGTTCGTACAGCGCTGAAACAAGGGATTAACTTTGTGGATACAGCTTTCATCTATGGACCTGAACATTCAGAGCGTTTAATTGGAGAGGTACTAAAGGAAACGGGGCAGCGTCAACAAACCATTATAGCCACCAAGGCAGCTCACAAATTCGTGGATGGCAGCGTGGTGATTGATAACTCTCCTGCTTTTCTGAAAGCTTCTGTGGATGAAGCCTTGAAACGCCTTCAGACGGATTACATCGACTTGTTTTACATCCATTTTCCGGACGAGCAGACACCGAAGGATGAGGCAGTAGGTGCATTAAAACAACTGAAAGACGATGGCAAAATCCGCGCGATCGGTGTATCCAACTTCGCCATCGAACAGCTGCGTGAAGCGAACCGGGATGGTTATGTGGATGTGCTGCAATCCGAATACAATCTGTTCAAACGAGAGGCTGAGAAAGAACTGCTTCCGTACACGGCAGAGCATGAAATTTCTTTTGTTCCATACTTTCCGCTGGCAGCCGGGCTGCTGGGTGGTAAATATAATCGGGATACGACATTCCAGGATGGACGGGCCAAAAATCCGCTGTTCACGGGTGAGAACTTTATCCGCAATCTGGACAAAGTGGAACAGCTCCGCAGCATTGCTGAATCCAAAAATGCCGAGGTTGCACATCTCGTGCTGGCCTGGTACCTGACTCAGCCTTCGATTGATGCACTCATTCCAGGGGCAAAGAAACCGGAGCAGGTCATCAACAATCTGAAAACCTTGGATGTAACGTTGTCTGCCGAGGAGATCGCAGTCATTGACCAGATTTTCCGTTAA
- a CDS encoding Na+/H+ antiporter, with product MELFIAVLVLLVLIGLSNILNRFVPFIPVPLIQIVLGVAIALLPAGVHLPLNPELFFVLFIAPLLYNDGKRTPRHELWNLRAPILLLALGLVFVTVVVAGYAIHWLIPTIPLPAAFALAAILSPTDAVAVGAMAGRVHLPKSIHRLLEGEALMNDASGLVAFKFAIAATVTGVFSLAEASFSFLIIAIGGLLVGALLSFLLIRLGVWIRRLGMEDVTVHMLLQILTPFVIYLVSEEIGVSGILAVVAGGIIHAIERDRTESVQLKMQVVSASTWSVILFILNGLVFVILGVQIPDVLNTIFKNVTFNNLQVLGYVGLISVLLLLLRFVWIYLFWQGNEWFRKKSPIGKPRLKEMTIISLSGVRGAVTLAGAFSIPYVLQDGSPFPERDLIIFLAAGVILFTLIAASVFLPVLAKNDEKAADGSQQTTERKAQDIMLNAAIRAVKSEMTDENKAAALAVVSDLSKYIRQAAGQMTAGKRKDIMKQETAINLIGTRAERKEIESMMDENVIASEAAFKCNSWLDRKEMMLANRTNTQMMFSISEIGRVLGHLFTNRSEKPEQPFMLENADQFRQVKLRTSEAAIKAIRAHMNDGNRPVALSVIAKYERVIARLRSWNQGRTEDPFNQEKLELQMVAIQEQRNTVQQLYENGEINRDVAAKLRRFINDVEATVLKNS from the coding sequence ATGGAATTGTTTATTGCGGTACTTGTATTGCTGGTACTCATCGGTTTATCAAACATCCTGAACCGGTTTGTACCTTTCATCCCGGTTCCGCTCATTCAGATTGTCCTCGGGGTAGCCATTGCGCTTCTTCCTGCAGGGGTACATCTGCCATTGAATCCGGAACTGTTTTTTGTGCTCTTTATCGCGCCATTGTTATACAACGATGGCAAACGAACACCAAGGCATGAACTGTGGAATTTAAGGGCTCCCATTCTGCTGCTGGCACTCGGTTTGGTTTTTGTTACCGTCGTTGTGGCTGGCTATGCCATACACTGGCTGATTCCCACTATTCCACTGCCTGCCGCTTTTGCTCTTGCGGCCATTCTGTCCCCGACTGATGCGGTCGCCGTTGGCGCCATGGCAGGGCGTGTACATCTACCCAAAAGTATACATAGACTACTCGAAGGCGAAGCTTTGATGAATGATGCATCCGGCCTGGTTGCATTTAAATTTGCCATAGCAGCAACCGTTACAGGCGTTTTCTCATTGGCGGAGGCCTCATTCAGCTTTCTTATCATTGCCATTGGTGGTCTGCTGGTAGGTGCGCTATTATCCTTTCTGCTCATTCGGCTCGGTGTATGGATCCGGCGTTTGGGTATGGAGGACGTTACCGTGCATATGCTGCTGCAGATCCTTACGCCATTCGTTATTTATCTGGTGAGTGAAGAAATTGGCGTCTCAGGCATTTTGGCCGTTGTGGCGGGAGGGATTATCCATGCCATTGAACGTGACCGAACGGAATCGGTTCAGTTGAAGATGCAGGTGGTCTCTGCAAGCACATGGTCTGTTATTCTATTTATTTTAAATGGCTTGGTGTTTGTCATTCTGGGTGTCCAGATTCCGGATGTGCTGAATACAATCTTCAAGAATGTAACCTTTAACAATTTGCAAGTGCTGGGGTATGTCGGATTAATATCCGTGTTATTGTTACTGCTTCGTTTTGTCTGGATCTATTTGTTCTGGCAGGGGAATGAATGGTTCCGCAAGAAGTCCCCGATTGGAAAACCAAGGTTAAAAGAGATGACCATCATCTCCCTGTCGGGTGTGAGAGGCGCGGTAACCCTCGCGGGTGCATTCTCCATCCCGTATGTGCTTCAGGACGGATCGCCTTTCCCGGAACGGGATTTGATCATATTCCTGGCAGCCGGAGTTATTCTGTTTACGTTAATCGCAGCAAGCGTGTTTCTGCCCGTACTCGCCAAGAATGATGAAAAGGCTGCTGATGGCTCTCAGCAAACGACAGAACGAAAGGCACAGGACATCATGCTTAATGCGGCCATTCGGGCAGTCAAGTCCGAGATGACCGACGAGAACAAAGCCGCTGCACTTGCTGTAGTCTCTGATTTATCGAAATACATCAGGCAGGCTGCAGGACAGATGACGGCCGGCAAACGCAAGGACATCATGAAGCAGGAAACGGCCATTAACCTGATTGGCACGCGTGCGGAGCGCAAGGAAATTGAAAGTATGATGGATGAGAACGTCATTGCATCCGAAGCGGCGTTTAAATGTAACAGCTGGCTGGACCGTAAGGAAATGATGCTGGCTAACCGCACCAATACGCAAATGATGTTTTCCATTAGTGAGATCGGACGCGTGCTCGGTCATCTGTTTACGAATCGCTCGGAGAAGCCCGAGCAGCCGTTCATGTTAGAAAATGCAGATCAGTTTCGTCAGGTTAAGCTTCGTACTTCGGAAGCGGCTATCAAAGCCATACGGGCACATATGAACGACGGCAACCGCCCTGTGGCTCTGTCCGTGATTGCCAAGTATGAGCGGGTGATCGCCAGACTCAGAAGCTGGAATCAGGGGAGAACCGAAGATCCGTTCAATCAGGAGAAGCTTGAGCTGCAAATGGTAGCCATTCAAGAGCAGCGTAACACGGTTCAACAGCTATATGAGAATGGTGAGATCAATCGAGACGTGGCTGCGAAGCTCCGCCGATTTATCAATGACGTTGAAGCGACCGTACTGAAAAATAGCTAA
- a CDS encoding efflux RND transporter periplasmic adaptor subunit, with translation MNSRAILINIIVILVILGAGAAGIYYYNQSTSYVKTDNALVTGQPISIASTVSGELQTWKGKVGTSYNQGDTIGTVSAGGKSTPITMPVAGTVVQATAVENSLVSAGNPLARAYDFNNLYVTANVEETVIDKIKSGQIVDVYIDAFPDTTLTGKVDQIGLATASSFSLLPSSNTNANYTKVTQVIPITITIEGYKGLGVVPGMSAIVRVHI, from the coding sequence ATGAACTCTCGTGCCATATTGATCAATATCATTGTCATTCTGGTGATTTTGGGGGCAGGTGCCGCAGGCATATACTACTACAACCAATCCACCAGCTACGTTAAGACGGATAATGCATTAGTCACGGGTCAGCCCATATCCATTGCTTCCACCGTTAGCGGCGAACTCCAAACGTGGAAAGGCAAAGTAGGTACCTCGTACAATCAAGGGGATACGATCGGGACCGTCTCGGCAGGCGGTAAATCAACTCCAATTACCATGCCTGTTGCCGGCACCGTTGTCCAGGCGACCGCAGTGGAGAACTCATTGGTTTCTGCTGGTAATCCACTGGCTAGAGCCTATGATTTTAATAACTTGTATGTGACCGCGAATGTGGAAGAAACCGTGATCGACAAAATCAAAAGCGGACAAATCGTTGACGTATACATCGATGCATTTCCAGATACCACACTAACAGGCAAAGTAGATCAAATTGGGCTTGCTACGGCTTCCTCTTTTTCCCTGCTACCGTCGTCCAATACCAATGCCAATTACACCAAAGTTACGCAGGTTATCCCGATTACCATTACGATTGAGGGTTACAAAGGTCTGGGTGTTGTCCCAGGCATGAGCGCCATTGTGCGCGTTCATATATAA
- a CDS encoding polysaccharide deacetylase family protein → MNLKAARTIGLFTLILMLGTSSAYAKPVQKNRQYYEERGEIVWEVPTHDKLIALTFDDGPDPVQTPQILALLKQYQAKGTFFVLGKWAEKYPELVMQEQHEGHEVANHTYAHTYAVKSTAKDKFTQDMVAAEQSIMDAGVPRPLLFRPPGGFYNDMVIDVAKQKGYTIVLWSWHQDTRDWASPGVAAITNKVLKNARNGDIVLFHDKVEGRAQTVAALKVILPKLQQEGYRFVTVSELLAVKAKEAAKDGVSFK, encoded by the coding sequence ATGAACCTGAAGGCAGCCCGAACGATCGGATTGTTCACCCTGATTCTCATGCTAGGCACCAGTTCTGCCTATGCGAAGCCGGTACAGAAGAATCGTCAATATTATGAAGAACGAGGAGAGATTGTCTGGGAGGTCCCTACCCATGACAAGCTCATTGCGTTGACCTTCGATGATGGTCCTGACCCGGTACAGACCCCGCAGATTCTGGCTCTGCTTAAGCAGTACCAAGCGAAAGGTACTTTTTTCGTACTGGGTAAATGGGCGGAAAAGTATCCTGAGCTGGTCATGCAGGAACAGCATGAAGGACATGAAGTGGCCAATCATACTTATGCACACACTTATGCGGTTAAATCCACTGCTAAGGACAAGTTTACGCAGGATATGGTGGCTGCCGAGCAATCCATTATGGATGCTGGTGTCCCACGTCCGCTGCTGTTCCGTCCACCAGGGGGATTTTACAATGACATGGTCATTGATGTTGCCAAACAAAAAGGTTATACCATTGTATTATGGTCCTGGCATCAGGACACACGGGACTGGGCTTCTCCTGGGGTAGCAGCCATTACGAACAAGGTATTGAAAAACGCGCGCAATGGGGATATCGTGCTGTTCCACGACAAGGTGGAAGGAAGGGCCCAGACCGTTGCTGCGTTAAAAGTAATACTGCCCAAGCTTCAGCAAGAGGGATACCGCTTCGTCACCGTATCTGAACTGCTTGCAGTGAAGGCAAAAGAAGCAGCGAAGGATGGCGTTTCCTTTAAATAG
- a CDS encoding sensor histidine kinase yields the protein MNFIRSLRFKFMVGLTLIMLPLFLLLYYNNVYAIRVVRDKVSLTNMNHLAKSVEQNERVLQETNRYLYSLGERDPDIISLFFLKYGSGDYIIAKQRIMNKFMTDIGFYNLIDSFFLYDAVNDDLLLATSGSYDIKMSLVRESMPVQMTQLDDETQRPEWSIVRGGGWNALVKTVRINQQFYAGALVDMNALNHPEQFTESGERGGAVIVDSNGGALSGSALSSAQIKLAAAHLSGLKNPYQVISEVTSKGDERQYLMLGLPSAMSDMNYIVLLPEEDMLRNLPFFQQIIRLLPIGAAVILITALVFLRQLLFRPMNTLIKGMRRVSRGELDVRLDPPTSSELEFVTHSFNQMTSQIQHLKIDVYEEQLRTREAEFKQLQMQINPHFYLNSLNIIHSLASLQKHELVQQMAGHLADYFRFSLRAGKRVIRLDEELEHIRHYLEIQKLRFPNKLDFSLDVDEGLGHFVLPPLTLQPFVENAIIHGFRRRTEPFVIRISANLTKTLSSPYSEVEAIQHNTILRVSVEDNGVGFEQDMLERLQRGKYAEDPGGQHIGIWNVAHRLLVKYDESAKLEFQNLNAGGAAVILYLPAQTEEEEGGA from the coding sequence ATGAACTTTATCCGTTCACTGCGCTTCAAATTCATGGTTGGCTTGACGCTGATCATGCTGCCGCTGTTTCTGCTGTTGTATTACAACAATGTCTATGCAATTCGAGTTGTCAGGGACAAAGTATCCCTAACCAACATGAACCATCTGGCGAAGAGTGTGGAGCAGAATGAGCGAGTGCTGCAGGAGACAAATCGGTACCTATATAGTCTGGGCGAGCGGGACCCGGATATTATTTCGCTTTTTTTCCTGAAATACGGCAGCGGGGACTATATCATTGCGAAACAGCGGATCATGAACAAATTCATGACCGATATCGGATTTTACAATCTGATTGATTCTTTCTTTCTATATGATGCGGTAAATGATGATCTGCTGCTGGCGACTTCGGGCAGTTATGACATCAAAATGTCACTCGTCCGGGAGAGCATGCCTGTACAGATGACACAATTGGATGATGAGACTCAGCGGCCAGAATGGAGCATTGTTCGCGGTGGTGGATGGAATGCACTGGTCAAAACAGTCCGAATTAATCAGCAGTTCTACGCTGGTGCGCTTGTGGATATGAATGCACTGAACCACCCCGAACAATTCACTGAGTCCGGTGAACGGGGAGGTGCCGTTATCGTGGATAGCAATGGGGGAGCACTGTCCGGTTCAGCCCTCAGCTCGGCACAGATCAAGCTGGCTGCGGCACATCTCTCCGGTTTGAAGAATCCTTACCAGGTCATATCGGAGGTTACATCCAAGGGGGATGAACGGCAGTACCTGATGCTCGGCTTGCCTTCGGCGATGTCCGACATGAACTATATCGTCCTGCTGCCGGAAGAGGATATGCTTCGCAACCTGCCGTTCTTTCAGCAGATTATTCGCCTGCTGCCTATTGGTGCAGCGGTCATTTTGATCACGGCCCTGGTTTTCCTGCGTCAGCTGCTGTTTCGACCTATGAATACGCTAATCAAAGGAATGAGACGGGTCAGTCGTGGAGAGCTCGACGTGAGACTTGATCCGCCGACTTCATCGGAATTAGAGTTCGTCACGCACAGCTTCAATCAGATGACCAGCCAGATTCAGCATCTGAAAATCGATGTCTATGAAGAACAGCTGCGTACCAGGGAAGCCGAATTCAAGCAGCTTCAGATGCAGATCAACCCACACTTTTACTTGAATTCCCTGAATATTATTCATAGCCTGGCTTCACTGCAAAAACATGAACTGGTCCAGCAGATGGCCGGCCATCTGGCCGATTATTTCAGGTTTAGTCTCCGGGCAGGCAAACGCGTGATCCGGCTGGATGAAGAACTCGAGCATATTCGTCACTATCTGGAGATTCAAAAGCTCAGGTTCCCGAATAAATTGGATTTTTCTCTGGACGTGGATGAAGGTCTTGGTCATTTTGTACTGCCGCCTTTGACCCTCCAGCCTTTTGTGGAAAATGCCATTATTCATGGATTCAGACGGCGTACGGAACCATTCGTGATACGCATCTCAGCCAACTTAACGAAAACGTTATCCAGTCCATATTCTGAGGTTGAAGCTATACAGCACAACACTATATTAAGGGTTTCGGTAGAGGATAACGGTGTCGGCTTTGAACAAGACATGCTTGAGCGTCTCCAGCGAGGGAAGTATGCGGAAGACCCAGGCGGACAGCACATCGGGATCTGGAACGTTGCTCACCGATTGCTGGTGAAATACGATGAATCAGCCAAATTGGAGTTCCAAAATCTGAATGCTGGCGGAGCGGCAGTGATCCTGTATCTGCCCGCCCAAACGGAAGAGGAAGAAGGGGGAGCTTGA
- a CDS encoding YwbE family protein, whose amino-acid sequence MNGQQRVNIKPGLEVDIVLKQDQPTGKLTRGVVKDLLTKSPTHPHGIKVRLTSGQVGRVKQVITGAAE is encoded by the coding sequence ATGAACGGACAACAACGAGTGAACATTAAACCTGGTCTGGAAGTGGATATCGTACTGAAGCAAGATCAGCCTACAGGTAAACTGACAAGGGGAGTCGTCAAGGATTTGCTGACCAAATCACCTACGCATCCCCATGGCATCAAGGTTCGTCTGACAAGTGGGCAAGTTGGTCGTGTGAAACAGGTGATTACAGGAGCGGCGGAATGA
- a CDS encoding DUF4269 domain-containing protein — MKTTAEVLAHLASGNERQRDAYRVLLQSGLFSILEAYTPYPAGTVPIDIDIPGSDLDILCEASDLNAFERVVTNHFSGMEHFSCQRGTGLGMDIPSAYMTCSFQIEDWPLEIYAQSLPVNKQNAYLHMLVEWELLQLWGAEGHDEIRRLKWGGLKTEPAFAAVLGLQGDPYEELLHLAHWSRNELWLWARQRTSFQNTY, encoded by the coding sequence ATGAAGACAACTGCTGAGGTCTTGGCACATCTGGCATCCGGGAACGAACGGCAGCGGGATGCTTACAGGGTGCTTCTTCAGAGTGGTTTGTTCTCCATTTTGGAGGCATATACCCCTTATCCGGCAGGAACCGTACCCATTGATATAGACATTCCTGGCAGTGATCTTGATATATTGTGTGAAGCTTCCGATCTGAACGCGTTCGAGAGGGTAGTGACTAACCATTTTAGCGGAATGGAGCATTTTTCGTGTCAACGCGGAACAGGGCTAGGTATGGATATCCCTAGTGCCTACATGACTTGTTCTTTTCAGATTGAGGATTGGCCGTTGGAGATTTACGCCCAATCGTTGCCGGTCAATAAACAAAATGCTTACCTTCATATGTTAGTCGAATGGGAGCTGCTGCAGCTCTGGGGTGCCGAAGGTCACGACGAGATCCGCCGACTGAAATGGGGTGGATTGAAGACAGAGCCAGCCTTTGCCGCAGTGCTGGGGTTACAGGGTGACCCTTATGAGGAGCTGCTGCATCTAGCCCATTGGAGCAGGAACGAGCTATGGCTCTGGGCCAGGCAGCGTACTTCTTTTCAAAATACGTATTAA